Proteins encoded in a region of the Photobacterium angustum genome:
- a CDS encoding YitT family protein has translation MSRIKHPVHENMIAVLTGTFIVAQGIFFLQQSHLLTGGTTGLALLLTHFVDISFGKLYFLMNCPFYLMAWFRMGKSFAISSVLSGALVSIMVDNLHHVLTISWLNPIYCAVIGGLLMGLGMLILFRHHTSLGGFNVLVLFLQDKFGISAGKIQMSIDICILVASFFFVTPTTLLLSILGAITLNIVLAMNYKPGRYNPVAPDVN, from the coding sequence TTGAGTCGAATTAAACATCCTGTTCACGAAAATATGATCGCAGTTTTAACAGGAACATTTATTGTTGCTCAGGGCATATTTTTTCTACAGCAAAGCCATTTATTAACGGGAGGCACGACAGGGCTCGCGTTATTACTCACCCATTTTGTCGATATCTCTTTTGGTAAGCTGTATTTCTTAATGAACTGTCCATTTTATTTAATGGCATGGTTTAGAATGGGCAAATCTTTTGCAATTAGCAGTGTCTTGTCTGGCGCATTGGTCTCAATTATGGTGGATAACCTGCACCATGTATTGACTATAAGTTGGCTAAATCCAATTTACTGCGCTGTGATTGGTGGCTTATTGATGGGACTTGGTATGCTGATATTGTTTCGTCATCACACCAGTCTTGGTGGATTTAATGTTCTGGTTTTATTCCTTCAAGACAAGTTTGGGATTTCAGCAGGAAAAATCCAAATGTCGATTGATATCTGTATCTTAGTTGCATCCTTTTTCTTTGTTACTCCAACCACTTTATTGTTGTCAATCCTTGGTGCAATAACCCTAAATATTGTTCTAGCGATGAACTACAAACCAGGCCGGTATAACCCTGTCGCTCCTGATGTAAATTAA
- a CDS encoding riboflavin synthase produces the protein MFTGIIEAIGTITALTPKGADISVTVDSGNLDLSDVKLGDSIATNGVCLTVVKLTGKGYVADLSLETLKRTAFAHYQAGQVVNLEKAMLPTTRFGGHMVSGHVDAVAEIIERHHTGRAIEFWVKVPAHLAKYISEKGSVAVDGISLTVNEINGDEFKLTIVPHTALETTMDAFKPGRMINLEVDVIARYLERLMLGDKAADKKPQVTMDLLARTGFLG, from the coding sequence ATGTTCACCGGTATCATTGAAGCAATTGGAACCATTACCGCTTTAACACCTAAAGGCGCTGATATTTCTGTCACTGTCGACTCAGGCAATCTTGATCTGTCCGATGTTAAATTGGGTGACAGTATTGCGACAAATGGTGTGTGCTTAACTGTGGTTAAATTGACAGGTAAAGGCTATGTTGCTGATCTGTCATTAGAAACCTTAAAACGTACTGCTTTTGCTCATTATCAAGCTGGTCAGGTCGTCAACTTAGAAAAAGCGATGTTACCAACAACGCGTTTTGGCGGTCATATGGTGTCAGGTCATGTTGATGCTGTTGCTGAGATCATTGAACGTCACCATACGGGACGCGCTATTGAGTTTTGGGTAAAAGTACCCGCACATTTAGCGAAATATATCTCAGAAAAAGGCTCTGTTGCGGTTGATGGTATTAGCTTAACGGTGAATGAAATTAATGGTGATGAATTTAAGTTAACCATTGTTCCGCATACAGCACTAGAAACAACAATGGATGCATTCAAACCAGGCCGAATGATAAATCTTGAAGTGGATGTGATTGCCCGCTATTTAGAGCGTTTAATGTTGGGTGATAAAGCTGCAGATAAAAAACCGCAAGTCACAATGGATTTATTAGCGAGAACGGGTTTTCTTGGCTAA
- the ribD gene encoding bifunctional diaminohydroxyphosphoribosylaminopyrimidine deaminase/5-amino-6-(5-phosphoribosylamino)uracil reductase RibD: protein MFTNLDTRLMLRAIQLAKRGCFTTAPNPNVGCVIANGDEILGEGFHYRAGEPHAEVFALKQAGARAKGATAYVTLEPCSHYGRTPPCAEALIKSGVSRVICAMVDPNPLVAGRGVEMLQKAGVDVQVGLLKEEAQAINKAFIKQMTTKMPYVELKLASSLDGKTALANGESKWITGPYARADVQRHRAQAGAILSTSATVIADDPSLNVRWSELGTQIQDEYPQTDVRQPIRVIIDSQNRLTPAYQLFHLPGETILARAEMGNEDWPDSVSQWIIPTRENSQQLDLTLLMRKLAENGINHIWVEAGAGLAGGLLEAQLVDCLILYQAPKLMGADSRSLMNLSPLTAMDQVIDLNITDIRMVDCDVKITATVKRC, encoded by the coding sequence ATGTTTACTAACCTTGATACACGATTAATGCTACGCGCTATTCAGTTAGCTAAACGTGGTTGTTTTACGACAGCACCAAACCCGAATGTGGGTTGTGTTATAGCTAATGGCGATGAAATCCTTGGTGAAGGCTTTCATTATCGTGCGGGTGAACCCCATGCGGAGGTGTTTGCATTAAAACAAGCAGGCGCGCGCGCGAAAGGTGCAACAGCCTATGTTACCTTAGAGCCTTGCTCTCATTACGGACGCACTCCACCTTGTGCTGAAGCATTAATTAAATCGGGCGTAAGTAGAGTTATTTGCGCTATGGTTGATCCTAACCCGCTGGTGGCTGGACGTGGCGTTGAAATGCTGCAAAAAGCGGGGGTAGATGTGCAAGTTGGGCTTCTTAAAGAAGAGGCTCAAGCCATTAATAAAGCGTTCATTAAACAAATGACAACCAAGATGCCGTATGTTGAATTAAAACTGGCATCAAGTCTTGACGGTAAAACAGCGTTAGCGAACGGTGAAAGTAAATGGATCACTGGGCCTTATGCCCGCGCTGATGTTCAACGTCATCGTGCGCAAGCTGGTGCAATATTATCAACCAGTGCCACTGTTATCGCTGATGATCCATCACTGAATGTGCGTTGGAGTGAGTTGGGTACGCAGATTCAAGATGAATATCCACAAACAGATGTTCGTCAACCTATTCGCGTTATTATTGACAGCCAAAACCGATTAACCCCGGCATATCAGTTATTTCACCTTCCGGGAGAAACGATTTTGGCACGCGCAGAAATGGGGAATGAAGATTGGCCTGACTCCGTGTCTCAGTGGATAATTCCTACCCGAGAAAATAGCCAACAACTCGATCTCACATTACTCATGCGCAAGTTAGCAGAAAATGGCATAAACCATATTTGGGTTGAAGCTGGCGCTGGGCTTGCGGGTGGGTTACTTGAAGCACAATTAGTTGATTGTTTGATTTTATATCAGGCCCCAAAATTAATGGGGGCAGATAGTCGCAGTTTAATGAATTTATCGCCATTAACCGCGATGGATCAAGTTATCGATCTGAATATTACAGATATACGTATGGTTGATTGTGATGTGAAAATTACAGCCACCGTTAAACGCTGTTAA
- the nrdR gene encoding transcriptional regulator NrdR produces MHCPFCGANDTKVIDSRLVADGHQVRRRRQCLACNERYTTFETAELVMPRVVKTNGNRDPFNEEKLRGGIQRALEKRPVSTDDIERAINNIKSRLRATGEREVPSEMIGNLVMEALKELDKVAYIRFASVYRSFEDIREFGEEIAKLER; encoded by the coding sequence ATGCATTGTCCTTTTTGCGGTGCGAATGACACCAAAGTAATCGATTCACGATTGGTTGCGGATGGCCACCAAGTGCGCCGGCGCCGCCAATGTTTAGCTTGTAATGAACGTTATACGACCTTTGAAACGGCCGAGTTGGTAATGCCGCGTGTGGTAAAAACCAATGGCAATCGTGATCCGTTTAATGAAGAAAAACTTCGTGGTGGTATTCAGCGCGCATTAGAAAAACGTCCAGTGAGTACAGATGACATCGAGCGCGCGATTAATAATATTAAATCTCGTCTTCGTGCAACTGGAGAGCGAGAAGTGCCTTCAGAGATGATCGGTAACTTAGTGATGGAAGCATTAAAAGAGCTCGATAAAGTCGCCTATATTCGCTTTGCATCGGTTTACCGTAGTTTTGAAGATATTCGTGAGTTTGGTGAAGAAATTGCCAAACTAGAACGTTAA
- the glyA gene encoding serine hydroxymethyltransferase, whose protein sequence is MLKRDMNIADYDAELFAAIQEETARQEEHIELIASENYTSPRVMEAQGSQLTNKYAEGYPGKRYYGGCEFVDKAEQLAIDRACQLFGAEYANVQPHSGSQANNAVYMALLNAGDTVLGMSLAHGGHLTHGSPVNFSGKLYNVIPYGIDESGQIDYAEVEALALEHKPKMIIGGFSAYSQIVDWKRMREIADKVGAYFFVDMAHVAGLIAAGVYPNPVPHAHVVTTTTHKTLAGPRGGLILSNEGEDLYKKLNSAVFPGGQGGPLMHVIAAKAVAFKEAMEPEFKDYQARVVENAKVMVGEFLERGYKIVSGSTENHLFLVDLIDKGITGKEADAALGAANITVNKNSVPNDPRSPFVTSGIRVGTPSITRRGFTADDARQLAGWMCDVLDNVDNEEVIAATKAKVLDICKRLPVYA, encoded by the coding sequence ATGCTAAAGCGCGATATGAATATTGCTGATTATGATGCGGAACTATTTGCAGCCATTCAGGAAGAAACAGCTCGTCAGGAAGAACACATCGAGTTGATTGCTTCTGAAAACTACACAAGCCCACGCGTAATGGAAGCGCAAGGATCTCAGCTAACTAACAAATATGCTGAAGGTTACCCAGGCAAGCGCTATTACGGTGGTTGTGAGTTTGTTGATAAAGCCGAGCAACTGGCTATCGACCGTGCTTGTCAGCTATTTGGTGCAGAATACGCGAACGTTCAGCCTCATTCAGGCTCACAAGCGAACAATGCTGTTTACATGGCACTTCTGAATGCTGGCGATACCGTACTAGGTATGAGTCTTGCTCACGGCGGTCACTTAACTCACGGTTCACCAGTAAACTTCTCTGGTAAGCTTTACAACGTGATCCCATACGGTATCGATGAAAGCGGTCAAATTGATTACGCTGAAGTTGAAGCGTTAGCGCTTGAGCATAAACCAAAGATGATCATCGGTGGTTTTTCTGCTTACTCTCAAATTGTTGATTGGAAACGCATGCGTGAAATCGCAGACAAAGTTGGCGCGTACTTCTTTGTTGATATGGCGCACGTAGCAGGTCTGATTGCGGCAGGTGTTTATCCTAACCCAGTTCCACATGCACATGTTGTTACTACAACAACGCACAAAACACTAGCAGGTCCTCGTGGTGGTCTTATCCTTTCTAATGAAGGTGAAGATCTTTATAAGAAGCTGAACTCTGCAGTATTCCCTGGTGGTCAAGGTGGCCCTCTAATGCATGTTATTGCGGCAAAAGCAGTAGCATTCAAAGAAGCAATGGAGCCAGAGTTTAAAGATTACCAAGCTCGTGTTGTTGAAAACGCAAAAGTAATGGTAGGTGAATTCCTAGAGCGTGGTTACAAGATTGTTTCTGGTAGCACTGAAAACCACTTATTCCTTGTTGATTTGATCGACAAAGGTATCACTGGTAAAGAAGCTGATGCAGCACTAGGTGCAGCAAACATCACAGTCAACAAAAACAGTGTACCAAATGACCCACGTAGCCCATTTGTAACATCAGGTATCCGTGTTGGTACACCGTCTATTACTCGTCGTGGCTTTACTGCTGATGATGCGCGTCAACTTGCAGGTTGGATGTGTGATGTTTTAGACAATGTTGATAACGAAGAAGTTATTGCAGCAACAAAAGCAAAAGTTTTAGATATTTGTAAGCGTCTACCTGTTTACGCTTAA